Genomic window (Nicotiana sylvestris chromosome 7, ASM39365v2, whole genome shotgun sequence):
aTGCGGTTGAAACCGCGACCGCGGACCTGAGGCGGGCTGAGGCAGTACACTAGGAAAGTACCGGGCGCGGTAGCCCGTATCGTGCCCGGGCCGCGAACGTCCAAGCCTGGAAACTTGTtctttttcgcgtaggagaaggtataatagtttgggcccgaccctacttggtatatatacatggaaaaacggtattttgagaggaggagaccaatttttgacacaaattcgacctaaggaggcagagacacaataggagcaaggcggagaattcttctacgaatttttccttcctcttctttttcattgttggttatgacttttagtattgtagttttacatactattatgaatagctaatttgttatctagggttttgatagaaccttttgtaggataaattctttgttatgtttttatataatttagccgttggatttctctacttgttcaactacgtgtttgttgttgttgattgaatgaccatcaattgactgtgcctatttagtgtgtagtgctctcgagagagtacatatttaggtagttgttgaaaaacgtcactcctaacgtatgtgaaaAATCAATACAGTTGGTTTAAAGGCAgatttagaaataacaaagccttgacgtggtcataatgagcggttagataaagccaactagcgtagttcgagagaatatgtctagtaaattattgtagttgttTGAGGGAGAATTACGATatctaaagtgctcacgatcagtagagaataacTTGGTAAAATTATAaggaacatagctagaaggattccgacaattggggaaatcatagcTCTAGACCTTCTTAATTTAGTCTtcaaccctttgtctcgttagttgataattttaccgttttctagtatttgctagttaattagttagaaatataaatctcaatctttataatttagaaaattgttcaaacttgtttttttagtgatattaaacagatatagctaagccttagttttctgtgggattcgactccggacttttagaccggattatatttgcagcgaccgcttatcctttttaagACTAGAGTTGAGCGTGATTAGCAGGCAATGCTTTTTGAAATGAGTTTGAGATGGTGTAAGAATCAATCAATCAAGGATTTCTTTTTACAGAAAACGGACCTCTTGTGCTCTCCAGAGCAGTTGGAGGAACAACGATTCTGAACTGATGGCAGGAGATAATACCAACGAAATCAAGACCTCACTAGAAGAAACAAATGGTGAGGTGCACCATCAATACGAAGTAGGTTATAGAAAAGCAAAATCCCCGGACAACCGATGGACATCAAGTTATATCTTAAGTCTATAGCGACTTAATGGAGCTGCAGCGTGAAATTAAAGGCCATCCCAACTCAGATAAATTCCAGTACTTATCCTACAAGATCAGATCTCAAAATTCAAATAATAGGAGATCAAACTATATAGCAAACATAAATATAAACTGCAGATTGAAATAATTCACCTTAAACTTCAGACTGCAACAGAGGCTGGTTTCCTATTTAAAGCTAGATAGACCTCATCAGACAAGGAAGCAGTAATAAGGTCAAGAGACTCAAACGGCTCTCTCAGTCTCAAGCATTTTAGTAAAGAGTATCAGTAGGGTTCTTATTTTTTAATCTGGTCACTCAAATCTCAGAATATTGGGTTTTCGCCATGTTGTAAAATCATAATGGTTTGGAGGTAATTTTTAACAACAATgcaaacaagaaaaacaaaaaagatgaaaaaagagCCACAGAATTAGGCACCAGAGAAGTTGGTACAGCTTTGGGAGAAAAGGGACATGTACAAAAATCCAGTTGTATCAGGGCAAGAACTCTGCCATCAATCTTAACAGGGGAAAATGGTGGTTTACAACAAAAAGTTGCCGAGGCTTagttctttatttcttttccttttttgagGGTCTAAGCAGGACGAGTGATTACACTTGCACCTAAAACAACAACCAGTGAAAAGTTCTTAGGCAACACTGTTGAGACTTGAAAGTTGGAGGTGCGCTTCATTTACATATAGCAGACAAAAGAACCTATATATTTTTGTTCCCTTCAATGCTTGTGGAAGATTGTACATTATATGTTATCTTATAAAGGGAATAGTGCTCACTTTGTTAAGGAGTCAAATTCTAGAGAAACCATCAAGCAATAAAATTTGTCATCAGGCGAAAAAAAATAGTTGACATCAAAGAAATAAGGACCTGATTTGAGGCCAATATCTCTTACCGCTACAAGTATGAACATCTACTATAAAGTAGAATTTTTCGTAAACCCCAactctttttatttcctcaacaacaacaaatacCAAACTAGCCGGGGTCAGCTATATGAACCTTCATTATCATTCACTCCATTTGGAACACTGCATCCCAATACTCAATAATTTCAACATTAATCCTCCAATTTGAGGAAAATTTTCCTAAAAAGTCAAACAAATAAATTAACACTACAAAAGATCGCACGCTAATGCAAAGTacaattaaacaaaaatcaagcTTGTCAAATAATCACCTGTCAAGACAACGCAAATTCGACGAAGAGTCCTattgtttcttcttctttctgaaaatataaacGTCGGTCTCCTCGTACGCGTACTCCGGATGTAAATGCTCGTGTGGAACCTTCTCGATATCAAACATGTCTCCGCTAAGCTCCCAGAACTTCTTATGCGCTTCAGGAGATCTCAGCTGGTAACCCAACAAAACGACGCCGTTCTCTCCCAGCAAAGCTTCCATAGTCGAGAGCAATGGACCCACCGTCTCCTCcaagtacaccacatcggtagcAACAACGACATCAAGCGGTGGGTTAAGAGATTTTATCTGGTCTTGATTGGACCAATTCAACTGAGCCGTTTTCAAAGATTTATTCAAAACGGGCTTGTTTTTCTTAAGGTTGTGTTTTAGGGCCGGCATAACAGGAGCGATATCAGTGATAACGACGTTGTTCAGTCCCAGCAAGAAGAGGCCCATGGCGGCTACTCCACAACCGGCGCCGAGTTCGATTCCGCGTTTGTTTTGGAAGTTAAGGATGTCGGAATAGGGATTCGGAGTAACGGCGCATGTTTGAGGATGCCAACGTTCGGCGAATTTGACGAGGACAAGTGAACAGGGCCATACGCTGGTACCTACGTGCATGGATCCATTGTCTTGGTGGAAAGATAGCTGAGAATTTAGCACTTGAAGATCGATCACTGGCGAGTCTGTGAACTTCATCTTCTCTAATTTTCTCTCAGTAAAAACTGCACTTTACCTTTGAGCTGAAATTAAATGTCAGTGGGTTAATGGGCCAAACTTCTGGAACATACCAGTAGTGGGCTAGGCCTTCTTCAGACAAAGGGGATTTTGTGCCGCGACCTGAGTGTTTACACAGCTGCTCGGATTTCCTATTTACTTTTTCGTATACATAGATTATAgattcattattattatttatattattataaaagtgaaAAGTCCTTAGTTAAAAAGTTAAATGATTTAAATGCCTTTTTAAATATCCTAAATATTCTTACTTATATCAAATATGGAAATAAAAAAGCAAATAAATGGAGGAGTCCATCACGCAtcaaatatttttctttgatCGGTAAGTTAATGTCCTCCGTATAAAACTCTTATTTTCTTGTACTTTACATATATATTGGTTTTGTTTAGTATCTATTACCATAATATTAAGTTTTTGGTTTAGTTTATTTCCTTGATTTATTTTGGTGATTAAAAAAGAGAAACTATAATAATTTATGTGGGGTATTTTTTTCATGCATTTGTTAAAgatcaaaattattgttttgtattaaatatatttaCGAATGAAAATTTACAAACTATAAAAAGTCAATATGAAAAAGTTACAAACTTTAGAAAGATATGCTCAACTTGCATTGTTTATTAAGGGTAAAGGCATGATAAAACACCTTAATAAATAGTATGTAGCATATCTTTATTAGGCAATTCTTACTGCAAGAGAGTTTATGTAACTATACTTGtttattattttacaaacaaaatgTACTTTATTAAAAGATAAAGTTAAGTTGTTACGAAGAAAGAAAGTGAATGTATAGTTTTACGAAGGTGCTTATAAGTGACTGAAATTTAGAATATATGAGTGATCCTCAAGTAAAGAAAccgtaataaaaattaaaaataatttaaaagtgAATTGATTAGCAAgctattatattatattttagtGCAGAAATCTAAATAATATTAAAGCACTTGCTATTTTAAGtgaaaataaaatagtaaaagaaatataatatgaaagaaaaaaatagaaaagagataGGCAGAGTATTTTTGTAATATATTTCTCTTTAAAATATCTATAGAAAATATAAAcacttaaaatatttttttgcatCGAACTAAGCTTATTTTTAAAAAGTCcaaatttaaataataattaattgtGTATAGACACACACGAAAACTTAAACATTTATATTGTAATATGATATTAACATGTTTTTCATATTTTCACTGTTTCTCGGATAATATTAACAATCATAGACTCTTGCCTTCATAAAAAACAATATTCAGATGCATGGTTGTGTGTATCAATAGAGAAAGAATTCTCTCCTCAAAATGTAAAAAGAGTAGACTAATCAAGATATAACAGTTAGACTTTATTTTGCAATAATGCTTTATTCTTCAATATATTGGAAATAACTTTTTATAGATTAAAAAAAGGACAATTTGTATTTTATGCATTTTGCTtgtgagaaagaaaaaaagacgTCTTTCAGTTAGCTGACCATTTGTGTATTTATGAATAAATACTTTTTCAAGAAAATTCATACAAAAAACTTGAACAATTTTAAGTTGAATATATCAATTTAGATTTAAGATGATTGAGGACATATCCGGTAAAGTTTCTTCCTTTATTAGGCTGGATAAAtaagaagcaacaacaacaacaacaatataatcccacaagtggggtctggggagggtaatatgtacgtagaccttactctaccccgaggggc
Coding sequences:
- the LOC104223975 gene encoding LOW QUALITY PROTEIN: uncharacterized protein (The sequence of the model RefSeq protein was modified relative to this genomic sequence to represent the inferred CDS: substituted 1 base at 1 genomic stop codon), translated to MKFTDSPVIDLQVLNSQLSFHQDNGSMHVGTSVWPCSLVLVKFAERWHPQTCAVTPNPYSDILNFQNKRGIELGAGCGVAAMGLFLLGLNNVVITDIAPVMPALKHNLKKNKPVLNKSLKTAQLNWSNQDQIKSLNPPLDVVVATDVVYLEETVGPLLSTMEALLGENGVVLLGYQLRSPEAHKKFWELSGDMFDIEKVPHEHLHPEYAYEETDVYIFRKKKKQXDSSSNLRCLDR